In a genomic window of Occallatibacter riparius:
- a CDS encoding type II toxin-antitoxin system RelE/ParE family toxin: MDSTEKPLYWIGSSKRDLMELPVPVRKFFGHALHFAQLGEQHEAAKPLKGFGGAGVLEIVEDSVGGTYRAVYTVKFAEAVFVLHCFQKKSKSGIATPKKELDVISSRLKVAEAVAREIRHAKARQ; the protein is encoded by the coding sequence GTGGACAGCACGGAAAAGCCGCTGTACTGGATCGGGAGCAGCAAGCGCGATCTAATGGAACTGCCCGTCCCCGTTCGAAAGTTCTTCGGCCATGCGCTCCATTTCGCCCAGTTGGGCGAACAGCACGAGGCGGCAAAACCGTTGAAAGGATTCGGCGGCGCGGGCGTACTTGAGATCGTTGAGGACAGCGTTGGCGGCACATATCGCGCGGTCTACACGGTGAAGTTCGCAGAAGCCGTCTTCGTGTTGCACTGTTTTCAAAAGAAGAGTAAGAGCGGGATTGCGACGCCCAAGAAGGAATTGGATGTTATTTCTTCGCGACTGAAAGTCGCCGAAGCCGTTGCAAGGGAGATTCGTCATGCCAAAGCACGCCAATAA
- a CDS encoding helix-turn-helix domain-containing protein, with product MPKHANKNAEVERSSGNVFADLALHDAERLKIKSGLAIEITRAVRRLGLTQQEAAARMGISQAKISGLMRGDFSNLSEHKLMECLNRIGYNIEIKVTAGERVPGTRKLKVA from the coding sequence ATGCCAAAGCACGCCAATAAGAACGCCGAGGTCGAGCGCAGCTCCGGCAATGTCTTTGCCGATCTTGCCCTGCATGATGCCGAGCGGCTGAAGATCAAATCTGGTCTCGCGATCGAAATCACGCGGGCAGTGCGCCGCCTTGGCCTGACCCAGCAGGAAGCGGCTGCGCGGATGGGCATCTCGCAGGCCAAGATATCCGGCCTGATGCGGGGGGATTTCAGCAACCTGTCGGAACACAAGTTGATGGAATGTCTGAACCGCATTGGCTACAACATTGAGATCAAGGTGACTGCGGGGGAGCGGGTACCGGGTACCCGCAAACTCAAGGTCGCTTGA
- a CDS encoding YVTN family beta-propeller repeat protein has translation MTEESKQIPTIEEGGRSGRLFRVSLFSCLLFVACFFTACRRHDFPQYPANYREYAYVTNGESGTVSIYDVVNVRLDREVQVGQRPVAVAVSPSRNEVYVVNQGAATGQGAVTVLNAEKNSIAATIPLHKESQSIDIDAEHDLAYVANWGSNSVSVVDLKNRREIAQIGTGEHPATARVAPDGKTIVVPNRTGNSVSIIDAGSRRVRAIFEGCPGASDAVILPDSSKAFVACSSGHQLMAITLANSKFNVGGADQLEAMMDVGRAPVHLALKPDGGELFVSNEQSDSISEVVTTTNDVGGASLIGDDPVRGIVSSDNSLLYVAAARSSEVTMYSIDDGKRAASIHIGDGPSAMAFSTAGHLLFVVDSRSGDVAVVRTSTRSLFTMLPAGRGPNAIAVKAFTVK, from the coding sequence ATGACGGAAGAAAGTAAGCAAATACCCACCATCGAGGAAGGCGGCCGCAGTGGCCGCCTTTTCCGCGTCTCTCTCTTCTCCTGCCTCTTATTCGTCGCCTGCTTCTTCACAGCCTGCCGGCGGCATGATTTTCCGCAGTATCCGGCGAATTATCGCGAATATGCCTATGTGACGAATGGCGAGAGCGGCACCGTGTCTATCTACGACGTGGTGAACGTGCGGCTCGATCGCGAAGTCCAGGTGGGCCAGCGGCCAGTAGCCGTCGCGGTGAGCCCCTCGCGCAACGAGGTCTATGTGGTGAACCAGGGCGCGGCAACGGGGCAGGGTGCCGTCACCGTGCTGAATGCTGAAAAGAACAGCATCGCCGCGACGATCCCGCTGCACAAGGAATCGCAATCCATCGATATCGACGCCGAACACGACCTGGCCTACGTGGCCAATTGGGGATCGAACAGCGTCTCGGTGGTGGATTTGAAGAACAGGCGCGAGATAGCGCAGATCGGCACGGGCGAGCACCCGGCAACAGCGCGCGTTGCGCCGGACGGCAAGACCATTGTGGTGCCGAACCGCACGGGCAACTCGGTCAGCATCATCGATGCGGGTTCGCGCCGCGTGCGCGCCATCTTCGAGGGCTGCCCGGGCGCGAGCGATGCGGTGATTCTGCCGGACTCGTCGAAGGCGTTTGTCGCCTGCTCTTCAGGGCACCAGCTGATGGCGATTACGCTGGCAAATTCGAAGTTCAACGTGGGCGGCGCGGACCAACTGGAGGCCATGATGGACGTGGGCCGCGCTCCGGTGCACCTGGCGCTGAAGCCCGACGGCGGCGAACTGTTTGTCTCGAATGAGCAGTCGGACTCGATCAGCGAAGTGGTGACGACGACGAATGACGTGGGCGGAGCGTCGCTCATCGGCGATGACCCGGTGCGCGGCATCGTCTCAAGCGACAATTCACTGCTCTACGTGGCCGCGGCCCGCTCGTCGGAAGTGACGATGTACTCCATCGACGACGGCAAGCGCGCGGCCTCTATCCACATTGGGGACGGACCTTCGGCGATGGCTTTCTCCACGGCTGGGCACCTGCTGTTTGTGGTGGATTCGCGCTCGGGCGATGTGGCAGTGGTGCGGACATCGACGCGCTCGCTGTTCACCATGCTGCCCGCCGGACGCGGGCCGAATGCGATTGCGGTGAAGGCGTTCACGGTGAAGTAG